One part of the Lycorma delicatula isolate Av1 chromosome 7, ASM4794821v1, whole genome shotgun sequence genome encodes these proteins:
- the LOC142327724 gene encoding uncharacterized protein LOC142327724, whose translation MELFNVQFMLGIADNFNDEKFDIISKLPVEIVIMILRMLDGETLLRVRLVNKRWYDISKSDRILRRKIRKHLKQKKIERVGPVGVVYYVPKSEITVFRKRNEQYFYSVRPAIQSKTLQNEVESNVPLFDLHTNANANVLRQEQKTKSLPLRGINTKQKRRLQRL comes from the exons ATGGAGTTGTTTAACGTACAGTTTATGCTTGGTATTGCTGATAATTTCAATGATGAAAAATTcgatattataagtaaattaccGGTCGAGATTGTTATTATGATATTAAG gaTGCTGGATGGCGAAACGCTTTTGCGTGTAAGGCTAGTTAACAAGAGATGGTACGACATAAGCAAATCGGACAGAATACTCCGAAGAAAAATTaggaaacatttaaaacaaaagaaaatagaaagagTTGGTCCTGTTGGAGTCGTATATTATGTACCTAAAAGTGAAATTACTGTTTTTCGCAAGAGGAATGAACAATACTTTTACA gTGTTCGACCGGCAATACAAAGTAAAACATTACAGAATGAAGTGGAATCAAATGTGCCTTTATTTGATTTACATACTAATGCAAACg CAAATGTTTTACGACAAGAGCAAAAAACCAAAAGTTTACCGTTACGAGGTATCAatactaaacagaaaagaagatTGCAGCGactgtga